The nucleotide window TAAAGTAGAAGGTATTTCAGAAGTCCGCGATGAAACCGACCGAACCGGCCTTCAAATTGTGGTTGAATTGAAGAAAGATACGGATAGTAAAGGTGTTTTGAACTACTTATATAAAAACACAGATTTACAAATTACTTATCACTTTAATATGGTCGCAATCTCGAATAAAACACCTAAAGTGATGACACTACATGAAATTCTTGATGCATACATTTCCCACCAAAAAGAAGTAGTCGAACGTCAATCCAAACATGATTTGAAAAAAGCTGAAGATCGTGCTCACATAGTTGAAGGTCTAATTTATGCTATTTCGATATTGGATGAAGTGATTGCAACGATCAGAGCATCGAAAAATAAACAAAATGCAAAAGAGCGTTTAATCGAGGCGTATGACTTCACCGAGAGACAAGCTGAAGCGATTGTCATGTTACAGCTTTACCGTTTGACGAACACAGACATAACCGACCTAGAAACTGAAGCAGATCGTTTAAAAGAAATCATTGCAGAACTAAAAGCGATTCTAGCTGACGAAAATAAATTATTGGATGTCATTAAGCAAGATTTGAAGAGAGTTCAAAAGACATATAAATCAGACAGAAGAACACAAATTGAATCTGAGATTGAAGACATTAAAATCAATCTAGAAGTTATCGTACCACCTGAAGACGTGATATTTTCAATCACAAATGAAGGTTACATCAAAAGAACAAGCATCCGTTCATTTAATGCTTCTAAGATTGAAGACGTGCAAATGAAAGATAACGACCGATTAAACCATTTATTTGAAATCAACACGACCAATACGCTATTGCTTTTTACTAATAAAGGGAACTTCTTATACATTCCTGTCCATGAACTACCCGATATCAAGTGGAAAGACATGGGGCAGCATATAGCCAATATCATACCGATCGAACGAGACGAAAATATTATCCAAGCAATTCCAATCAGAGAATTTAATGAAGAGCAATATGTCTTATCGATTTCAAGAAATGGAATGATTAAGAAAACGAAGTTAAGTGATTACAAAGTACAGCGTTATTCACGAGCAATTACTGGAATGAAACTAAAAGGTTCAGATGAAGTAGTTAATGTTCAATTAACGAACGGTCACAACGAAATTTTCTTAGCATCAAATACTGGATATGGCTTATGGTTCCACGAATCAGAAGTCAGTGCAGTCGGTCAAAAAGCAGCTGGTGTGAAATCTATGTCACTTAAAGAAGGCGAATATATCGTCAATGGTGAAGTATTTGATGACTTAAGCTATCCGTCCTTGTTTATCATTACCAACCGAGGCGCATGTAAGAGAATGAGTATTTCCGAATTTGAACAGGGTACCCGTGCGCGAAGAGGGTTAGTCATGTTAAGAGAGCTCAAACGGAACCCACACCGTATTGTCGGATTCTATATAGCTAAAGACGATGCAACTATAAGGTTGTTTACTGAAGACCAGCAGGTTAAAACG belongs to Halalkalibacillus sediminis and includes:
- the parC gene encoding DNA topoisomerase IV subunit A — protein: MPEEAKYLDLPLEEVIGDRFGRYSKYIIQDRALPDVRDGLKPVQRRILYAMHEERNTHDKPFRKSAKTVGTVIGNYHPHGDSSVYEALVRMSQTWKLRQELVEMHGNNGSVDGDPPAAMRYTEARLSGISSELLQDIDKDTVDFISNFDDTDHEPVVLPAKFPSLLVNGSTGISSGYATDIPPHNLKEVIDAVIYKMSHPEASTDQLMKKMPGPDFPTGGIIQGVDGIKKAYETGKGKVVVRGLAKVEPLRGGKEQIVITELPYEINKANLVKKMDELRLDRKVEGISEVRDETDRTGLQIVVELKKDTDSKGVLNYLYKNTDLQITYHFNMVAISNKTPKVMTLHEILDAYISHQKEVVERQSKHDLKKAEDRAHIVEGLIYAISILDEVIATIRASKNKQNAKERLIEAYDFTERQAEAIVMLQLYRLTNTDITDLETEADRLKEIIAELKAILADENKLLDVIKQDLKRVQKTYKSDRRTQIESEIEDIKINLEVIVPPEDVIFSITNEGYIKRTSIRSFNASKIEDVQMKDNDRLNHLFEINTTNTLLLFTNKGNFLYIPVHELPDIKWKDMGQHIANIIPIERDENIIQAIPIREFNEEQYVLSISRNGMIKKTKLSDYKVQRYSRAITGMKLKGSDEVVNVQLTNGHNEIFLASNTGYGLWFHESEVSAVGQKAAGVKSMSLKEGEYIVNGEVFDDLSYPSLFIITNRGACKRMSISEFEQGTRARRGLVMLRELKRNPHRIVGFYIAKDDATIRLFTEDQQVKTVMPIEFKQSDRYSNGSFVVDTDEHGPVIETTIEPNGNKYFEEE